The following are encoded together in the Ovis canadensis isolate MfBH-ARS-UI-01 breed Bighorn chromosome 2, ARS-UI_OviCan_v2, whole genome shotgun sequence genome:
- the CREB3 gene encoding cyclic AMP-responsive element-binding protein 3 encodes MSHMELALDPGDRDLLGFLLEESGGLGAAPDEALASPPDWELPLSESLSDWDVEDFLSCLPSPPSSLNVFSSSNSCLVQHDHTYSLSQEHVSIDLDNESYGKEGTQMTPLCVEEPADQEIARLILTEEEKRLLEKEGLTLPGMLPLTKMEEQVLKRVRRKIRNKKSAQESRRKKKVYVGGLESRVLKYTAQNLELQNKVQLLEEQNLSLLDQLRRLQAMVIQTANKASSGSTCVLVLLFSFCLLLVPAMYSSDTRGSLPAEHRVLSRQLRALPSEDPPQLEPPALQSEVPKDSLDHELQAASNSCCLFHRMPQAPRAEPPLQLPLPDSFSECSCPESISPLHANLTREEGWLPTPRPTSVILQGRYSG; translated from the exons ATGTCTCATATGGAGCTGGCGTTGGACCCGGGTGACCGTGACCTGCTAGGCTTTCTGCTAGAGGAAAGCGGTGGTTTGGGTGCGGCGCCCGACGAGGCCTTGGCGTCTCCGCCGGATTGGGAGCTGCCACTTTCTGAG TCTCTGAGCGATTGGGACGTGGAGGATTTCCTGAGCTGCCTGCCGAGTCCCCCATCATCGTTGAACGTTTTCAGCAGCTCTAACTCCTGTCTTGTCCAGCATGACCACACCTATTCTCTCTCACAAGAGCATGTCTCCATAGATCTAG ATAATGAGAGCTATGGAAAAGAGGGGACTCAGATGACTCCACTGTGTGTGGAGGAGCCGGCAGATCAG GAGATTGCTAGGCTGATACTGACTGAGGAGGAGAAAAGGCTGTTGGAGAAGGAGGGGCTTACTTTGCCTGGGATGCTTCCACTCACTAAG ATGGAGGAACAAGTCCTGAAACGAGTGCGGAGGAAGATTCGAAACAAAAAGTCTGCTCAAGAGAGCCGTAGGAAGAAGAAGGTGTATGTGGGGGGTTTAGAAAGCAG GGTCCTGAAATACACAGCCCAGAATCTGGAGCTACAGAACAAAGTACAGCTCCTGGAGGAACAGAATCT GTCCCTTTTGGATCAGCTGAGGAGACTCCAGGCCATGGTGATTCAGACAGCAAACAAAGCCAGCAGCGGCAGCACCTGTGTCTTG GTTCTACTGTTCTCCTTCTGTCTCCTCCTCGTACCTGCTATGTACTCCTCGGACACAAGGGGGAGCCTGCCGGCTGAGCACAGAG TGTTGTCCCGTCAGCTTCGTGCCCTCCCCAGCGAGGACCCCCCACAGCTGGAGCCACCTGCCCTGCAGTCAGAGGTACCAAAGGACAGCTTGGACCATGAGCTCCAGGCTGCTAGCAACTCTTGCTGCCTCTTCCATCGCATGCCCCAGGCTCCTAGAGCAGAGCCTCCCCTGCAATTGCCACTGCCTGATAGTTTCTCAGAGTGCTCCTGCCCAGAGTCCATTTCTCCCCTGCATGCAAATCTCACAAGAGAGGAAGGATGGCTCCCTACTCCCAGGCCCACATCTGTTATCTTGCAGGGCAGATACTCAGGCTAG